The proteins below are encoded in one region of Vibrio sp. ED004:
- the galE gene encoding UDP-glucose 4-epimerase GalE encodes MKVLVTGGMGYIGSHTCIQMMQAGMEPIIVDNLCNSKELVLERINALTGQTPTFYLGDIRDASFLDDVFAKHDIQAVIHFAGLKAVGESVAKPLEYYDNNVNGSLVLARSMKKAGVKSIVFSSSATVYGDPEIVPITESSPTGDTTNPYGRSKYMVEECLSDLFNAENDWSVTLLRYFNPVGAHPSGTMGEDPQGIPNNLMPFIAQVAVGRREKLSIFGNDYPTVDGTGVRDYIHVMDLADGHVAALKAVGEKAGLHIYNLGTGKGSSVLEMVEAFAQASGKPVPYELCPRRAGDIAECWASTEKAERELGWKATRSVMEMTADTWNWQSNNPQGY; translated from the coding sequence GTGAAAGTACTGGTAACGGGCGGAATGGGTTACATCGGAAGTCACACATGTATTCAAATGATGCAGGCGGGCATGGAGCCAATCATTGTAGACAACCTTTGCAACAGCAAAGAGCTAGTACTGGAGCGAATCAATGCCCTAACCGGTCAAACGCCAACATTTTACCTTGGCGATATTCGTGATGCATCCTTCTTAGATGACGTGTTTGCTAAGCACGACATTCAGGCCGTCATTCATTTCGCTGGCCTAAAAGCGGTGGGCGAATCAGTCGCTAAGCCTTTGGAATACTACGATAACAACGTCAATGGTTCTCTGGTTCTAGCGCGCAGCATGAAGAAAGCAGGCGTGAAAAGCATCGTGTTCAGCTCTTCTGCAACCGTATACGGCGACCCTGAGATTGTACCGATCACCGAAAGCTCACCAACGGGCGATACCACGAACCCTTATGGTCGTAGTAAGTACATGGTCGAAGAGTGTTTGAGTGATTTGTTCAACGCGGAAAACGACTGGAGCGTGACTTTACTGCGCTACTTTAACCCTGTTGGCGCACACCCATCAGGCACCATGGGCGAAGATCCGCAAGGCATTCCAAATAACCTAATGCCGTTCATCGCACAGGTTGCTGTAGGCCGTAGAGAGAAGCTTTCTATCTTTGGAAACGATTACCCAACCGTTGATGGTACGGGTGTTCGTGATTACATCCACGTAATGGATTTGGCTGACGGCCACGTAGCGGCATTAAAAGCCGTGGGCGAGAAAGCGGGTTTGCACATTTACAACCTAGGTACCGGTAAAGGCTCAAGCGTACTTGAGATGGTTGAAGCTTTTGCACAAGCATCAGGCAAGCCAGTTCCTTATGAACTTTGCCCGCGCCGTGCTGGTGATATTGCCGAATGTTGGGCAAGCACTGAAAAGGCAGAACGCGAACTGGGTTGGAAGGCGACTCGCAGCGTGATGGAAATGACGGCGGATACGTGGAATTGGCAGTCGAATAACCCTCAGGGTTACTAA
- the ebgR gene encoding transcriptional regulator EbgR, with amino-acid sequence MATLKDIATEANVSLATVSRVLNEDPTLSVKEETKRRIFEIAEKLEYKTSSSRKSVSSKKQNHHFLALYNYKQEAEVNDPYYLSIRHGIETQCEKMEVNLTNCYESKIQTNSGQITGILLVGRMTQEVIAQAKKLTDNICYVDFTDHSEPYDSVDIDLARISKEITNFFINQGYERIGFIGGQDDINTSDIREVAFAEYGGLKNVVSEQDIYRGDFSSSSGYKLAKKMLESGDYPKAMFIASDSIAIGVLRAVHEHGLSIPEDIALISVNDIPTAKFTFPSLSTVRIHSELMGIQGVNLLIEKVRDGRTIPLRVYVPSKLKLRDTTK; translated from the coding sequence ATGGCAACGTTAAAAGATATCGCGACGGAAGCAAATGTTTCATTAGCTACCGTTTCTCGGGTTCTCAATGAAGATCCTACATTAAGCGTCAAGGAAGAGACCAAAAGGCGTATCTTTGAAATTGCCGAGAAGTTGGAATACAAAACCAGCAGCTCACGTAAATCGGTTAGCAGTAAAAAGCAGAACCACCACTTCCTTGCTCTGTACAATTACAAGCAAGAAGCGGAAGTTAACGACCCTTATTATCTATCAATTCGCCACGGTATTGAGACTCAGTGCGAGAAGATGGAAGTTAACCTAACCAACTGTTATGAAAGTAAAATACAGACCAACTCTGGCCAGATAACCGGCATTTTACTGGTTGGTAGAATGACGCAAGAAGTTATCGCACAAGCGAAAAAGCTTACCGATAATATCTGTTATGTCGACTTTACCGATCACTCTGAACCTTATGACTCCGTTGATATTGACCTTGCTCGCATCAGCAAAGAGATCACCAACTTCTTCATTAACCAAGGCTACGAACGCATTGGTTTCATCGGTGGCCAAGACGACATTAACACCTCTGATATTCGCGAAGTCGCGTTTGCGGAATACGGTGGTTTGAAGAACGTGGTCAGCGAACAAGACATCTACCGCGGTGACTTCTCTAGTTCATCTGGCTACAAGCTGGCGAAGAAAATGCTAGAGAGCGGCGATTACCCGAAAGCGATGTTTATTGCATCCGATTCGATTGCAATTGGTGTTTTACGCGCCGTTCATGAACATGGATTGAGCATTCCAGAAGACATTGCGCTGATCAGTGTCAATGACATCCCAACCGCTAAATTTACCTTCCCAAGTTTATCAACCGTTCGTATTCACTCTGAACTGATGGGAATTCAAGGTGTTAACCTTCTGATTGAGAAAGTACGCGATGGCCGTACTATCCCACTAAGAGTTTACGTACCAAGTAAACTCAAGCTACGCGACACAACAAAATAG
- a CDS encoding beta-galactosidase subunit beta, which yields MIVLENLEQFKVVYRDGRKWQRCVEAIENIGNIKDGVMYSIGDSLAYMIEDGVALNTENFTGNRRYFDVHYYLEGRETVEFADKSQLEQTQAYSDETDREHLMGNGETRELVEGQVAIFDNSKAYRFHGDNRVRKVVLKVTIEDGYFLNK from the coding sequence ATGATCGTTTTAGAGAACTTAGAACAATTTAAAGTCGTTTACCGCGATGGTCGTAAATGGCAACGCTGTGTAGAGGCGATTGAAAACATTGGCAACATCAAAGATGGCGTGATGTATTCGATTGGTGACTCACTGGCTTACATGATTGAAGACGGCGTGGCTCTTAACACTGAAAACTTCACAGGTAACCGTCGTTACTTTGATGTGCACTACTACTTGGAAGGTCGTGAAACGGTCGAGTTTGCAGATAAGTCTCAGCTTGAACAGACCCAAGCTTACAGCGATGAAACCGACCGTGAACACCTAATGGGTAACGGCGAGACTCGTGAGTTAGTTGAAGGCCAAGTGGCGATCTTTGATAACAGCAAAGCTTACCGCTTTCACGGTGATAACCGAGTTCGCAAAGTGGTACTGAAAGTGACCATTGAAGACGGCTACTTCCTTAATAAGTAA